The genome window GCCTTCCTCAGATTGAGACTCCGAGAAAAGTCCTTGTCCACAGTTGTGCTTTATTTAAACCTGGCCTTGTCGGACCTGCTGCTCCTGCTTTCCCTGGCATTGCGTGTTCACTAccatttcagtggaaacaactgGGTGTTTGGGGAACTCTCCTGCCGGCTGATGACCGCCTTGTTTTACGGCAACGTCTATTGCTCAGCACAGACTATAGCATGTATTAGCCTGAAGCGCTACCTGGCAGTGGTTAAGCCTTTCTTATATAGAAGGCTGGCCAAGACGACAGTAGTGTTATGGGcatgcttcactgtttggtTCTTATTTGGGGCGGCTATTGTACCAGAGCTGCTAGTCAGGCAAAGCTATTGGCTTGCTCAGCTGGGGGTCACCACTTGTCATGATGTGCTACCCCTTGAAGAGAAATCCCATTCACTGTTGGTGCCATACAGATTAATGCTGGTTTGTCTGGGCTTCGTAGTGCCATTTATGATTTCCATCTATGCACATGTGTCAGTGGTGCACCATCTTGGACAATCAGGATGTAACTGGAAACCTTTTATAAAGATCAGTACTTTGGTTTTCGTCATCTTTGTGGTGTGTTTTTTGCCTAGCGGGATCCTGCATCTTGCACACTACGCCCGCCTCGTTTCCAATGGGGATGACAAACTGTACGGATACTACAGATTTGCTGTGTGTCTTTGCTGCTTCCACAGTTGTTTGGATCCTTTCCTGTGTTTGCTTATTTCCAAATCGGCTGCATCAGAGATACAATTCATCTCCGTCCGCAGAATCCCATAGAGGCTGGCTGTTAAGATATGCGAATGAAAGTGTACATAGAAAAGACATTGCCTTACAGGACCATTGTTGGGGCACAGCATGGAAGCGTAATCTCGGAAACACCTGACATTGGGAAATAAACATTGTAGGCTACAGTATATTCAGGAAAAACTgggacaatgtttttttctgcaaTGCT of Corythoichthys intestinalis isolate RoL2023-P3 chromosome 3, ASM3026506v1, whole genome shotgun sequence contains these proteins:
- the f2rl2 gene encoding proteinase-activated receptor 3, giving the protein MADIVTGIIICLIAVQAIQIDGNGNLTTNNTQSEVFPKSFKGKPYQHNLTKQRSAFIHPSGDPWLDLDLDDAATAYTTGVLSTWILPLSYILAMIVGIPTNAYILAFLRLRLREKSLSTVVLYLNLALSDLLLLLSLALRVHYHFSGNNWVFGELSCRLMTALFYGNVYCSAQTIACISLKRYLAVVKPFLYRRLAKTTVVLWACFTVWFLFGAAIVPELLVRQSYWLAQLGVTTCHDVLPLEEKSHSLLVPYRLMLVCLGFVVPFMISIYAHVSVVHHLGQSGCNWKPFIKISTLVFVIFVVCFLPSGILHLAHYARLVSNGDDKLYGYYRFAVCLCCFHSCLDPFLCLLISKSAASEIQFISVRRIP